In Dermatophagoides farinae isolate YC_2012a chromosome 9, ASM2471394v1, whole genome shotgun sequence, a genomic segment contains:
- the LOC124497786 gene encoding uncharacterized protein LOC124497786, with amino-acid sequence MARKIDKTIKLCVICGDKAKGINFNVLTCMSCKAFFRRNALRKKDMKCPFNDACQIDKITRKFCSKCRLKKCFESGMKKEWILSDEEKRLIKEKILRNKIRKQQLESERKQQQRQQQNDNGRIDHQNVSSMNKKMTTTSSNGRRRRKNGSIKTENTTTVAAAVVDDKNVLIDNQHRQQLNHQENLIKFNHHHHHQHGNGNNTAIFNNQIIAGNNNHCNVVDTFGSTMLESSSSSLSITTTTMKYSSPASSSSFESSSSSSSSLSPDVCRMFTEPHAYSLDTLLTADGSDVFFDSCIDGGSNNGNNNNNIGYDNFNHQHQPLRICSSYPNNFQKKSQLQAPIMATNDGVHSSIYTTSLFDNNKDYNDDNHTSLFHMDINNCHQKDLYRNNNHNHHYDDNGDIDDDYNDQLSAKINDDDHGVDVDPDLRFTSSSISSSLSDCCFLFSNSIDSIDFFDNDLIDNNFHIDSIMTTATSNNDDNDDKNGLQKQQQQPSTINNNNNNDYGNDTSTLMMMMPTTTTTILENSDYQTKTNTMMATFNNNNENISSTIDDDPNLPIPAAAAVAATTTTTKTLILNELISDEFSPLTDIDIDENGTKFASTSTMNGSKSSSFLSESFIKTKSNNYDGDGDIKMEQSSSSTSKLDDKINSSCNNNDDDDDDDCVDGIIAVDTTITNKLSTCCNNENVIEDFSQYLLHDNDPPLTFQQKQKQQQQQQQQQQQQLNNSNTMMMISNSSSLSTDYCCLNSIQFNNNNNSDTMMVSINDDNNYNRKENGNNYLTNTDTDDEMIEKNFTLYDYYPATELMPPPPPPPAPASAPLSMPSSSKTLKSSFFKKQKQQQQQRQREQKNLQSSIPLLQKLSLSNDELYEPELYLIQELTTACLLLKNPYKRIQYSSLFTKNPKYPSHMPHDCGITEFFIHRLIRMSKRLGSFAKLMLDDQIELLKHNVLDMLLIRSVLLYDPDRKAFCLLDDKCKVSIMVDHEILRPCCIKYDYERHKNFPAKFKHEWKNDNIIFDLLTAITLFTPRLNTRQNKKIKDEYSRYTCLLRRYLQIKYGHGNDDAKNSFAILMSLIDEMRLLAEDVTQLFVRIYRVMHSFPLFMDLKFGANNELKNDSTLFNNIHNDSRYNNDEIITIANAINDNHHDIRLEMENIMMANNLAIESNICYMPTSANNQTLPSLSSSSSSSSFILTNNNNTNCNSLAGQISSSSSLYEILNNGTTIDDDDSISMMIMSSNGNAGNHNHHHHHPNHSNNNNATNAYHECFLNSVI; translated from the exons atggctcgaaaaattgataaaacaatcaaattatgTGTCATTTGTGGTGATAAAGCTAAAG gtatcaatttcaatgtatTGACTTGTATGTCATGTAAAGCATTTTTTCGCCGTAATGCTTTACGTAAAAAA GATATGAAGTGTCCATTCAATGATGCCTGTCAAATTGATAAGATAActagaaaattttgttccaaatgtcgattgaaaaaatgtttcgaaagtggaatgaaaaaa GAATGGATATTGAGCGATGAAGAAAAACGATTGATTAAGGAGAAAATTTTGCGAAATAAAATTCGTAAACAGCAATTGGAATCGGAACGAAAGCAGcagcaacgacaacaacagaatgataatggccgtattgatcatcaaaatgtatcatcaatgaataagaaaatgacaacaacaagcagTAATGGTCGTCGCCGTCGTAAAAATGGTTCaatcaaaacagaaaatacTACtactgttgctgctgctgttgttgatgataaaaacgtattgatcgataatcaacatagacaacaattgaatcatcaggaaaatttaataaaattcaatcatcatcatcatcatcagcatggaaatggaaataatacagccattttcaataatcaaattattgccggtaataataatcattgtaatgttgttgatacaTTTGGATCAACAATgctagaatcatcatcatcatcattatcgataacaacaacgacaatgaaatattcatcaccagcatcatcatcatcatttgaatcatcatcatcatcatcatcatcattatcaccagaTGTATGTCGTATGTTTACTGAACCACATGCATATAGTTTAGATACATTGTTAACAGCTGATGGATCGGATGTATTTTTTGATTCCTGTATTGATGGTGGCagtaataatggtaataataataataatattggatatgataattttaatcatcaacatcaaccaTTACgtatttgttcatcatatccgaataattttcaaaagaaatCACAATTACAAGCACCAATAATGGCCACCAATGATGGTGTTCATTCATCTATTTATACAACATCGTtatttgataataacaaagattataatgatgataatcatactTCATTGTTTCATATGGATATAAATAATTGTCATCAGAAAGATCTTtatagaaataataatcataatcatcattatgatgataatggtgatattgatgatgattataatgatcaattatccgctaaaatcaatgatgatgatcatggtgTCGATGTTGATCCTGATCTTCgttttacatcatcatcaatatcatcaagccttagtgattgttgttttctattcTCAAACAgtattgattcgattgatttttttgacaatgatttaatagataataattttcatattgattcaataatgacAACCGCTACctctaataatgatgataatgatgacaaaaatggtctacaaaaacaacaacaacaaccatccaccatcaacaacaacaacaacaatgactaCGGAAATGACACTTcaacattaatgatgatgatgccgaCAACCACGACGACAATTTTGGAGAATTCAGATTatcaaaccaaaacaaatacaatgaTGGCTACatttaataacaataatgaaaatatttccagcacaattgatgatgatccaaatcTGCCAAtaccagcagcagcagcagtagcagcaacaacaacaacaacaaaaactttaatcttaaatgaattaatttcaGATGAATTCTCTCCACTTACAGatatcgatattgatgaaaatggaacGAAATTTGCATCAACTTCAACAATGAAtggatcaaaatcatcatcgtttctATCTGAAAGttttataaaaacaaaaagtaatAATtacgatggtgatggtgatattaaaatggaacaatcatcatcatcaacatcaaaacttgatgacaaaatcaatagtagttgtaataataatgatgatgatgatgatgatgattgtgtagATGGTATTATTGCGGTCGatacaacaataacaaacaaactttcCACATGttgtaataatgaaaatgtcatTGAAGATTTTAGCCAATATCTActtcatgataatgatccacCATTGACTTttcaacagaaacaaaaacaacagcaacaacaacagcaacagcagcagcagcaattaaataattcaaatacaatgatgatgatatcgaattcatcatcattatccacaGATTATTGTTGTCTAAATTCGAtacaatttaataataataataattcggaTACAATGATggtatcaatcaatgatgataataattataataggaaagaaaatggaaataattaTCTGACTAACACTGATaccgatgatgaaatgattgagaaaaatttcactctttatgattattatccagCAACAGAATTgatgccaccaccaccaccaccaccagcaccagCATCAGCACCACTATCTATGCCATCGTCGtcgaaaacattgaaatcatcctttttcaaaaaacaaaagcaacaacaacagcaacgacaacgagagcaaaaaaatctacaatcatcaataccaTTATTGCAGAAATTATCtttatcaaatgatgaattatatGAACCAGAATTATATCTAATACAGGAGCTGACTACTGcttgtttattattgaaaaatccaTATAAACGTATACAATATAGTTCATTATTTACAAAGAATCCAAAATATCCTAGTCATATGCCACATGATTGTGGTAtaacagaatttttcattcatcgtcTTATAAGAATGTCAAAACGTTTAGGTTCATTCGCTAAACTAATGCTTGATGATCAGATTGAATTACTCAAACACAATGTACTCGATATGCTTCTCATACGTTCGGTATTGTTGTATGATCCAGATCGTAAAGCTTTTTGTTTACTTGAT GATAAATGTAAAGTATCCATAATGGTTGATCATGAAATACTACGGCCATGTTGTATCAAATATGATTATGAACGtcataaaaattttccagcaaaatttaaacatgaatggaaaaatgataacattatatttgatttg TTGACGGCCATCACATTGTTTACACCACGATTGAATACAaggcaaaataaaaaaatcaa GGATGAATATTCTCGTTACACATGTCTATTACGTCGTTATTTACAGATCAAATATGGccatggtaatgatgatgcaaaaaaTTCGTTTGCAATATTAATGTCATTAATAGATGAAATGCGTTTATTGGCTGAAGATGTAACACAATTATTTGTACGTATTTATCGTGTTATGcattcatttccattatttatGGATCTAAAATTTGGTGCAAATAATGAactgaaaaatgattcaacattattcaacaatattcacaatgattcaagatataataatgatgaaataataacCATTGCGAATGctatcaatgataatcatcatgatattcgattggaaatggaaaatattaTGATGGCTAATAATTTGgcaattgaatcgaatatttGTTATATGCCTACATCAgcaaataatcaaacattgCCAtcgctatcatcatcatcatcatcatcatcatttatattgaccaataacaataatacaaATTGTAACAGTTTGGCTGgacaaatatcatcatcatcatcattatatgaaATACTAAATAATGGTACAacaatagatgatgatgatagtatttcaatgatgatcatgtcaTCGAATGGTAACGCCGGCAAccataaccatcatcatcatcatccgaatcattcaaataataataatgccaCCAATGCATATCATGAATGTTTTCTAAATTCagtcatttga